From one Meles meles chromosome 18, mMelMel3.1 paternal haplotype, whole genome shotgun sequence genomic stretch:
- the TLCD2 gene encoding TLC domain-containing protein 2, whose product MASWGLLVTSASFAVFRGLHWALQLLPTPGSAAQDRWKWRNICVSLVHSLLTGVWALLGLSLYPQMAADPINGHPSWALVLVAVSVGYFLAAGADMLLNQTLGQAWELLCHHSVAVSCLSTAILSNHYMGLCVVSLLLELNSVCLHLRKLLLLSHQAPSLAFSVASWATLATLPLFRLVPLGWMSLWLIWQQHQVPPPLVILSGTGLVTVGAISITLGIRILVNDVLRARPRSPIPGHKETAATRRCRDGELVARDDATLLLKD is encoded by the exons ATGGCGTCCTGGGGGCTCCTTGTGACCAGCGCCTCCTTCGCCGTCTTCCGGGGGCTGCATTGGGCGCTGCAGCTGCTGCCCACGCCAGGATCTGCTGCCCAGGACCGTTGGAAGTGGCGGAACATCTGTGTCTCCCTGGTGCACAGCCTGCTCACAGGGGTCTGGGCGCTGCTTGG GTTGTCGCTGTACCCTCAGATGGCTGCTGACCCCATTAACGGCCACCCATCCTGGGCCCTGGTACTGGTGGCTGTGTCCGTGG GTTATTTCTTGGCGGCTGGAGCTGACATGCTGTTGAATCAGACTTTGGGCCAGGCCTGGGAACTTCTCTGTCATCATTCAGTG GCTGTGAGCTGCCTCAGCACTGCCATTCTGTCCAACCACTACATGGGCCTCTGTGTGGTGTCTCTGCTCCTGGAGCTGAACTCTGTCTGCCTGCACCTACGGAAACTGCTGCTGCTTTCTCACCAGGCCCCATCCCTGGCCTTCAGCGTGGCCAGCTGGGCCACCCTGGCCACCCTGCCCCTTTTCCGCCTAGTGCCTCTGGGCTGGATGAGTCTGTGGCTAATCTGGCAGCAACACCAGGTGCCTCCCCCTCTGGTCATCCTTAGTGGGACTGGGCTGGTCACTGTGGGTGCCATAAGCATCACACTGGGCATACGTATTTTGGTCAATGATGTCCTGCGGGCTCGGCCCCGCTCACCCATCCCGGGACACAAGGAAACTGCGGCCACAAGGAGATGTCGTGATGGTGAGCTTGTTGCCAGGGATGATGCCACTCTCCTCCTGAAAGACTAG